From a single Mycolicibacterium moriokaense genomic region:
- a CDS encoding lytic transglycosylase domain-containing protein gives MHIGGGAALKAARRLTGRVAHSATGAVSRVRAVNVRDALRPSRVRGALTPARARVASGFAVIAPIILVGAVGASVQPNSPVRNAAVTNLAAVESSSSTSPGPTVVAVAKSPSAFHIAASSSSSPQPAAVVNAPGTLRIPAMALAAYRNAERMMAVAAPECGVSWNLLAGIGRIESMHANGGATDSRGTAVRPIYGPALDGSLPGNEVIVQSRTADRVTYARAMGPMQFLPGTWARYASDGDGDGKAEVQNLFDASLATARYLCSGGMNLRDQSHVMAAILRYNNSVAYARNVLGWAAAYATGVVPVDLPPITGSVPVLEDSGDMHLDGYQGLGPGLPMNALGLPANDPLALMPTLTRSDVASQLPGFVPGQRLGPLPGPAPGPLAVAPTPEPQPQQWLPPWLQPPPKKTPECAVFCIKDNPAPLQSAIGAPPVAQPMVPPGTAPPPGPLTPVGTPPGPAPLGTPPGPMPMAPPPGPAPLAPAPGPAQAPLGTPPGPSPAPAQAPLPGPPPPPAG, from the coding sequence GTGCACATAGGGGGAGGAGCCGCCCTCAAGGCAGCGCGACGCCTCACCGGGCGAGTCGCGCATTCGGCGACCGGTGCTGTTTCGCGCGTGCGCGCAGTTAATGTCCGCGACGCCCTGCGGCCGTCTCGGGTCCGGGGTGCCCTCACCCCGGCTCGCGCCCGGGTCGCCTCGGGGTTCGCCGTCATCGCGCCGATCATTCTGGTCGGCGCGGTTGGCGCATCGGTACAGCCCAACTCGCCGGTCCGTAACGCCGCGGTCACCAACCTTGCCGCCGTCGAATCGTCGTCCAGCACGAGCCCCGGACCAACTGTGGTGGCGGTCGCGAAGTCGCCGAGCGCGTTCCACATCGCCGCCTCCTCGTCCTCCTCTCCGCAGCCCGCTGCGGTGGTGAATGCTCCTGGCACGCTTCGGATTCCGGCGATGGCACTTGCGGCATATCGCAACGCCGAGCGAATGATGGCAGTGGCAGCCCCCGAGTGCGGCGTCAGCTGGAACCTGCTGGCCGGCATCGGCCGTATCGAGTCGATGCACGCCAACGGTGGCGCCACCGACTCCCGCGGCACGGCGGTGCGACCCATCTACGGCCCCGCCTTGGACGGGTCGCTGCCGGGCAACGAGGTCATCGTGCAGAGTCGCACGGCCGACCGCGTGACCTACGCCCGCGCAATGGGTCCGATGCAGTTCCTGCCCGGAACGTGGGCCCGGTACGCGTCCGACGGTGACGGCGACGGTAAGGCCGAGGTGCAGAACCTGTTCGACGCCAGCCTGGCCACGGCGCGCTATCTGTGCAGCGGCGGGATGAATCTTCGCGACCAGTCCCACGTGATGGCCGCGATCCTGCGCTACAACAACTCGGTGGCCTACGCGCGCAACGTGCTTGGCTGGGCGGCCGCGTACGCGACGGGCGTGGTGCCCGTCGACCTGCCGCCGATCACCGGATCCGTCCCCGTTCTGGAGGACTCCGGCGACATGCACCTCGACGGCTACCAGGGCCTCGGCCCCGGGCTGCCGATGAACGCGCTCGGACTGCCCGCCAACGATCCGCTGGCGCTGATGCCGACACTGACTCGCAGCGATGTCGCCAGCCAGTTGCCCGGATTCGTGCCAGGCCAGCGGCTCGGCCCGCTGCCGGGACCCGCACCGGGCCCGCTTGCGGTGGCGCCGACGCCCGAGCCTCAGCCGCAGCAGTGGCTGCCGCCGTGGCTGCAACCGCCGCCGAAGAAGACGCCGGAGTGCGCGGTGTTCTGCATCAAGGACAACCCCGCGCCGCTGCAGTCCGCGATCGGCGCGCCGCCGGTGGCACAACCGATGGTTCCGCCGGGGACGGCTCCTCCCCCGGGTCCGTTGACGCCGGTGGGTACGCCGCCCGGTCCCGCACCGCTTGGGACGCCGCCCGGACCCATGCCGATGGCGCCGCCACCGGGCCCTGCACCGCTGGCACCTGCGCCAGGCCCTGCTCAGGCACCGCTGGGTACGCCACCCGGACCATCGCCGGCGCCCGCCCAGGCACCGCTGCCCGGTCCACCGCCCCCACCGGCTGGTTAG
- a CDS encoding ABC transporter substrate-binding protein, translated as MGPRRLGATALAALTTASIVSACGSGGGGIVINYYTPASEMATFTAVAKRCNEKLDGRFTIRQVSLPKGADDQRLQLARRLTGNDRTLDLMALDVVWTAEFAEAGWALPLSDDPAGLAESDATTDTLPGPLETAKWQDKLYAAPITTNTQLLWYRADLMDQPPATWDGMVAEATRLHAEGKPSWIAVQAKQYEGLVVWFNTLLESAGGQVLSADGKTVTLTDTDEHRAATVKALEIMKSVATAPGADPSITQTDEGTARLALEQGKAALEVNWPFVLPSMLENAVKGGVSFLPLNDDPQLTGAINDIGTFSPTDEQFTAAYEASKKVFGFTNYPAVIEGEPAKVTLGGLNLAVAKTTQHRAEAFEAIRCLRSPENQRYTSVEGGLPAVRTSLYDDPTFQAKYPQYAIIREQLTNAAVRPATPVYQAVSTRISATLAPITGIDPQRTADELTVQVQKAIDGKGLIP; from the coding sequence GTGGGGCCCCGACGGCTTGGTGCTACGGCGTTGGCCGCGTTGACGACGGCGTCGATCGTCTCGGCGTGCGGCTCAGGCGGCGGCGGGATCGTCATCAACTACTACACCCCGGCAAGCGAGATGGCCACCTTCACGGCAGTGGCCAAACGGTGCAACGAAAAACTCGACGGGCGCTTCACGATTCGACAGGTGAGCCTGCCCAAGGGCGCCGACGACCAGCGTCTGCAACTGGCCCGACGGCTCACCGGCAACGACAGGACACTCGATCTGATGGCGCTGGACGTGGTGTGGACCGCGGAGTTCGCCGAAGCCGGTTGGGCGTTGCCGCTTTCGGACGATCCGGCGGGCCTCGCCGAGTCCGACGCGACCACCGACACGCTGCCCGGCCCGCTCGAAACCGCCAAATGGCAGGACAAGCTCTACGCCGCGCCCATCACGACGAACACCCAATTGCTCTGGTACCGAGCCGATCTCATGGATCAGCCGCCGGCGACGTGGGACGGGATGGTGGCCGAGGCGACGCGGCTGCACGCCGAGGGCAAGCCGAGCTGGATCGCCGTGCAGGCCAAGCAGTACGAGGGTCTGGTGGTGTGGTTCAACACCTTGCTGGAAAGCGCTGGCGGTCAAGTCCTTTCCGCCGACGGCAAGACCGTCACACTCACCGACACCGACGAGCATCGCGCCGCAACGGTCAAGGCGTTGGAGATCATGAAGTCCGTTGCCACCGCGCCCGGCGCGGATCCGTCGATCACCCAGACCGACGAGGGCACCGCGCGACTGGCGTTGGAACAGGGCAAGGCCGCGCTCGAGGTGAACTGGCCGTTCGTGCTGCCGTCGATGCTGGAGAACGCGGTCAAGGGCGGGGTGTCGTTCCTGCCGCTCAACGACGATCCGCAGCTCACCGGCGCCATCAACGACATCGGCACCTTCTCGCCGACCGACGAGCAGTTCACCGCCGCCTATGAGGCCAGCAAGAAGGTGTTCGGCTTCACCAACTACCCGGCTGTGATCGAGGGTGAGCCCGCCAAGGTCACGCTGGGCGGCCTCAACCTCGCGGTCGCGAAGACCACGCAGCACCGCGCGGAGGCGTTCGAAGCGATCAGATGTCTGCGCAGTCCGGAGAACCAGCGCTACACCTCCGTCGAAGGCGGTCTGCCCGCAGTGCGCACCTCTCTGTACGACGATCCGACCTTCCAGGCGAAGTACCCGCAGTACGCGATCATCCGCGAGCAGTTGACCAACGCCGCGGTGCGTCCGGCGACGCCGGTGTATCAGGCCGTCTCGACCAGGATCTCGGCGACGCTGGCGCCGATCACCGGCATCGACCCGCAGCGCACCGCTGACGAGTTGACGGTGCAGGTGCAGAAGGCCATCGACGGTAAGGGGCTAATCCCATGA
- the tatB gene encoding Sec-independent protein translocase protein TatB produces the protein MFANVGWGEMLVLVIAGLVILGPERLPGAIRWTSGALRQAREYISGATSQLREDLGPEFEDLREPLSQLNQLRGMTPRAALTKHLLDGDDSIFTGKFDTPAQKPVSEDAPTPATPAAQPETPPTPATTPFDSDAT, from the coding sequence ATGTTCGCGAACGTCGGCTGGGGCGAGATGCTGGTCCTGGTGATCGCCGGTCTGGTGATCCTGGGGCCCGAACGGCTGCCGGGCGCAATCCGATGGACGTCGGGTGCGCTGCGACAGGCGCGCGAGTACATCAGCGGTGCCACCAGCCAGCTGCGCGAGGACCTCGGTCCTGAATTCGAGGACCTTCGGGAGCCGTTGAGTCAGCTGAACCAGTTGCGAGGGATGACGCCGCGGGCGGCGCTCACCAAGCATCTGCTCGACGGCGACGACTCGATTTTCACGGGCAAGTTCGATACGCCCGCCCAGAAGCCCGTCAGCGAAGACGCACCTACGCCCGCGACGCCAGCGGCTCAACCCGAGACGCCGCCCACGCCCGCGACGACTCCGTTCGACAGCGACGCGACCTAG
- a CDS encoding DUF4190 domain-containing protein: MTTGGPERPAYESSSGGVEFPPLEDTGLPPPIYAPPPPGYPGTVPYYPMYDPYRPVRPPGTNGTAVASLVTSIAGWLCCAPLAIVGLIMGVIAMRETKRTGQEGWGLALAGTIIGGVFVALALVVVFIYIALGVSTLQ, from the coding sequence ATGACCACCGGCGGCCCGGAACGTCCGGCATACGAGTCGAGCAGCGGAGGCGTCGAATTCCCGCCGCTGGAGGACACCGGGTTGCCCCCGCCGATCTACGCACCGCCACCACCCGGCTACCCGGGCACAGTCCCCTATTACCCGATGTATGACCCGTATCGGCCAGTCCGGCCGCCGGGCACGAACGGCACAGCGGTCGCTTCGCTCGTCACCTCCATCGCGGGTTGGTTGTGTTGTGCACCGCTCGCGATCGTCGGACTCATCATGGGCGTCATCGCAATGCGCGAGACCAAACGCACCGGCCAGGAGGGCTGGGGATTGGCGTTGGCGGGCACGATCATCGGCGGCGTGTTCGTCGCCTTGGCATTGGTCGTGGTGTTCATCTACATCGCGCTCGGCGTCAGCACCCTGCAGTAG
- a CDS encoding DUF4190 domain-containing protein: MTNPGEDAGQSASSGSDSGASEPTSTSYEAPPIEQTQEPTPQPIDDITAVYRQPAQPFEPPAPSFEPPSYEPQAYQPPPPYQAPDYSQGGVPPAPDPNFPPPPGYPPPPPYTTPGGFGAPGAPGYPPPPPYGTPPPGFGPPPPGFGPPPGFGPPAPGGYGAYGAPPAQKTNPMAIGSLVASIVGVCCGIGSVVGIVLGFVAMNQIKQSGENGNGLAIAGIAVGVITLLINGVWTIAAISSG, translated from the coding sequence ATGACAAATCCGGGCGAAGACGCTGGCCAATCGGCGTCATCCGGCTCCGACTCAGGAGCTTCCGAGCCGACGTCGACCAGCTACGAGGCCCCGCCGATCGAGCAGACCCAAGAGCCGACTCCGCAACCGATCGACGACATCACCGCGGTCTACCGGCAGCCGGCGCAGCCATTTGAGCCACCGGCACCCTCATTCGAACCGCCCTCGTACGAACCGCAGGCCTACCAGCCGCCACCGCCGTATCAGGCGCCCGACTACTCGCAGGGCGGCGTACCTCCTGCGCCGGATCCAAACTTTCCTCCCCCACCCGGCTATCCACCACCACCGCCGTACACCACCCCGGGCGGGTTCGGGGCGCCGGGCGCACCCGGATATCCGCCACCCCCGCCCTACGGCACACCGCCGCCCGGCTTCGGCCCCCCGCCACCCGGTTTCGGTCCGCCACCCGGTTTCGGTCCACCTGCTCCTGGCGGCTACGGCGCGTACGGCGCGCCGCCCGCGCAGAAAACCAATCCGATGGCGATCGGCTCACTGGTGGCATCGATCGTCGGAGTCTGCTGTGGCATCGGTTCGGTCGTCGGGATAGTGCTCGGCTTCGTCGCCATGAACCAGATCAAGCAGAGCGGCGAGAACGGGAACGGGCTTGCGATCGCGGGCATTGCGGTGGGCGTGATAACGCTGCTCATCAACGGCGTCTGGACCATCGCCGCGATCAGCAGCGGGTAG
- a CDS encoding magnesium transporter MgtE N-terminal domain-containing protein, which produces MAAVNRVYAARLVGMVVLGPDGESIGRVRDVVISISIVRQQPRVLGLVVELLTRRRIFVPILRVTAIDPGAVTLATGSVSLRKFTQRPGEVLVLGQVVETVVRVEDPEQPQLSGLDLYVVDLGIEQTRTRDWMVTKVAVRPARRLGRRSNVSIVDWHQVQGLTPSGLAMPDQGVAQLLEQFVGQRAVEVAEAIRELPDKRRYEVVNALDDERLADVLQELPEDQQANMLRQLPAERAADVLEAMDPDDAADLLGSMHPLDAEQFLRRMDPEDSEDVRRLLSHSPDTAGGLMTSEPVVLAPDTTVAEALARVRDPDLTPALASLVFVTRAPTATPTGHYLGCVHLQRLLREPPADLVSGIIDTDLPNLAPEDSLAAVTRYFAAYNLVCGPVVDDENHLLGAVSVDDVLDHLLPHDWREQEEPELSSEGAP; this is translated from the coding sequence ATGGCGGCGGTGAACAGGGTCTATGCGGCCCGACTCGTGGGGATGGTCGTGCTTGGGCCCGACGGCGAGTCCATCGGCCGCGTGCGCGATGTGGTGATCAGCATCAGCATCGTGCGCCAGCAGCCGCGTGTGCTCGGCCTCGTCGTCGAATTGCTCACGCGCCGAAGGATTTTCGTACCGATTCTGCGAGTCACCGCAATCGATCCCGGCGCTGTGACGTTGGCGACCGGTAGCGTGTCGCTGCGCAAGTTCACCCAACGCCCGGGCGAGGTGCTGGTGCTGGGACAGGTGGTCGAAACCGTGGTGCGCGTCGAGGATCCCGAGCAACCACAGCTCAGCGGACTCGACTTGTACGTCGTCGATCTGGGCATCGAACAGACTCGCACGCGCGACTGGATGGTGACCAAGGTCGCGGTGCGGCCGGCGCGGCGCCTGGGTCGCCGCAGCAATGTCTCTATCGTCGACTGGCACCAGGTCCAGGGGCTGACCCCGTCGGGCCTGGCGATGCCCGACCAGGGTGTGGCACAGCTGCTGGAGCAGTTCGTCGGACAGCGCGCGGTCGAGGTGGCCGAGGCGATCCGCGAGCTGCCGGACAAACGGCGCTACGAGGTGGTCAACGCGCTTGACGACGAGCGGCTGGCCGACGTGCTCCAGGAGCTGCCCGAAGACCAGCAGGCCAACATGCTGCGCCAGCTGCCCGCGGAACGGGCCGCTGACGTGCTCGAGGCGATGGATCCCGACGACGCCGCCGACCTCTTGGGTTCGATGCACCCCCTGGACGCCGAGCAGTTCCTGCGGCGGATGGACCCCGAGGACTCCGAGGATGTGCGCCGACTGCTGTCGCACTCGCCCGACACCGCGGGCGGTCTGATGACGTCGGAGCCGGTGGTGCTGGCCCCGGACACCACGGTCGCCGAGGCATTGGCCCGCGTCCGCGACCCCGACCTCACGCCTGCGCTCGCGTCTCTGGTGTTCGTCACCAGGGCGCCGACGGCGACCCCGACGGGTCACTATTTGGGCTGTGTGCACCTGCAGCGGCTGCTGCGCGAACCTCCCGCGGACCTGGTCAGCGGAATCATCGACACCGACCTGCCGAATCTGGCGCCGGAGGACTCGCTGGCTGCGGTCACGCGGTATTTCGCCGCCTACAACCTGGTCTGCGGGCCGGTCGTCGATGACGAGAACCACCTCCTCGGGGCGGTGTCGGTCGACGACGTGCTCGACCATCTGCTGCCGCACGACTGGCGCGAACAGGAAGAACCCGAGTTGAGCAGCGAGGGCGCACCATGA
- a CDS encoding HpcH/HpaI aldolase/citrate lyase family protein, with translation MENRYRPRRTILSVPGSSMKMIQKAKNLPADEVFLDLEDAVAPDAKAEARAQVAAALAEPGWAGQLRGVRVNDWTTPWTHADIIDVVSAAGASLDIVVLPKVSDVSHIHALDLLLSQLEATHGFPLGRIGIEAQIENAEGLTNIDAIAAGPRVQALVLGPADMAASLNMRTLEVGEQPEGYDVGDAHHHVLMRILVAARARGILAIDGPYLKVRDVDGFRRVAGRSAALGYDGKWVLHPDQIAAGNEIFSPRQEAYDHAELILEAYEWHTSQAGGARGAVMLGDEMIDEASRKMALVIAGKGRAAGMERKGERFRPPE, from the coding sequence GTGGAAAACCGTTATCGACCCCGCCGAACGATCCTTTCGGTTCCCGGCAGCAGCATGAAGATGATCCAGAAGGCGAAGAATCTGCCCGCCGATGAGGTCTTCCTCGATCTCGAGGACGCCGTCGCGCCCGACGCCAAAGCCGAGGCCCGCGCACAGGTTGCGGCCGCGTTGGCCGAGCCCGGATGGGCCGGACAACTGCGTGGAGTTCGGGTCAACGACTGGACCACGCCGTGGACCCACGCCGACATCATCGACGTGGTTTCGGCCGCAGGCGCGTCGCTCGACATCGTGGTGCTGCCGAAGGTGTCCGACGTCTCGCACATCCATGCGCTCGATCTGCTGCTCAGCCAACTCGAGGCGACGCACGGATTTCCGTTGGGCCGTATCGGCATTGAAGCCCAGATCGAGAACGCCGAAGGCTTGACGAACATCGATGCGATCGCCGCGGGCCCACGCGTGCAGGCGCTGGTGCTCGGCCCGGCCGACATGGCCGCCAGCCTCAACATGCGCACGCTGGAGGTCGGCGAACAGCCTGAGGGTTACGACGTAGGCGATGCCCACCACCACGTGCTCATGCGGATTCTCGTCGCCGCCCGCGCCCGCGGCATCCTGGCGATCGACGGTCCGTACCTGAAAGTGCGCGACGTCGACGGCTTCCGTCGCGTCGCGGGGCGATCCGCCGCGCTGGGCTATGACGGCAAGTGGGTGCTGCACCCCGACCAGATCGCGGCGGGCAACGAGATCTTCAGCCCGCGCCAGGAGGCCTACGACCACGCGGAGCTGATTCTGGAGGCCTATGAGTGGCACACCTCGCAGGCAGGCGGGGCCAGGGGAGCGGTGATGCTCGGCGACGAGATGATCGACGAGGCCAGTCGCAAGATGGCCTTGGTGATCGCGGGCAAGGGCCGCGCCGCCGGGATGGAACGCAAGGGCGAACGCTTCCGTCCGCCGGAGTGA
- a CDS encoding DUF1003 domain-containing protein → MSELTARQRLDTPRTSRWRFGLNVDAETVGKVSESIARFLGTGRYLAWQTILVIVWVALNLFAVKWRWDPYPFILLNLAFSTQAAYAAPLILLAQNRQENRDRVALEEDRRRAEQTKADTEYLARELAALRLAVGEVATRDYLRRELEEIHELLIRLQPQTASEKDDRGSKSEHSERRTKKSG, encoded by the coding sequence ATGAGCGAACTGACGGCACGTCAGCGCCTGGACACTCCGCGCACCTCGCGCTGGCGCTTCGGACTGAACGTCGACGCGGAGACCGTCGGCAAGGTTTCGGAGTCGATCGCACGCTTTCTCGGCACCGGCCGCTACCTGGCTTGGCAGACCATCCTCGTTATCGTTTGGGTGGCTCTCAATCTGTTTGCCGTGAAATGGCGATGGGACCCGTATCCCTTCATCCTGCTGAATCTCGCGTTCTCCACGCAGGCGGCATATGCGGCACCGTTGATTCTGCTGGCCCAGAATCGGCAGGAGAACCGCGACCGCGTGGCGCTGGAGGAAGACCGCAGGCGGGCCGAACAGACCAAGGCCGACACCGAGTATCTGGCCCGTGAGCTGGCCGCATTGCGGTTGGCGGTGGGCGAGGTGGCCACCCGCGATTATCTGCGCCGCGAACTCGAGGAAATCCACGAACTGCTGATTCGACTGCAGCCGCAAACGGCGTCCGAAAAGGACGACCGGGGTAGCAAATCGGAGCACAGCGAGCGCCGAACTAAAAAATCCGGCTGA
- a CDS encoding carbohydrate ABC transporter permease: MTAAVRVAGGTDDTKSERRLAFALIAPAVILMLAVTAYPIAYAVWLSLQRYNLAQPEDTAFVGLENYITVLTDRYWWTAFVVTLGITVVSVAIEFVLGMALALVMHRTIFAKGVVRTAILIPYGIVTVAASYSWYYAWTPGTGYLANLLPQGSAPLTEQLPSLAIVVLAEVWKTTPFMALLLLAGLALVPQDLLNAAQIDGAGPWKRLTKVILPLIKPAILVALLFRTLDAFRIFDNIYVLTGGANDTGSVSILGYDNLFKAFNLGLGSAISVLIFLSVAIIALIYVKVFGAAAPGSDAEERR, from the coding sequence ATGACGGCCGCCGTACGAGTCGCCGGCGGTACCGACGACACGAAATCCGAACGGCGGCTTGCGTTCGCGCTGATCGCCCCCGCCGTCATCCTGATGCTGGCGGTCACCGCGTATCCGATCGCCTACGCGGTGTGGCTCAGTCTGCAGCGCTACAACCTCGCCCAGCCCGAAGACACCGCATTCGTCGGCCTGGAGAACTACATCACCGTCCTCACCGATCGGTATTGGTGGACGGCCTTCGTAGTGACACTCGGGATCACCGTGGTGTCGGTGGCCATCGAGTTCGTACTCGGGATGGCACTGGCGCTGGTGATGCACCGGACGATTTTCGCCAAGGGTGTGGTGCGCACCGCGATCCTCATTCCGTACGGCATCGTCACCGTCGCTGCGTCGTACAGCTGGTATTACGCATGGACACCAGGCACCGGCTACCTGGCCAACCTCCTGCCGCAGGGCAGTGCACCATTGACCGAGCAGCTGCCTTCGCTGGCGATCGTGGTGCTCGCCGAGGTATGGAAGACCACGCCGTTCATGGCGCTGCTGTTGCTCGCAGGCCTCGCGCTGGTGCCACAGGATCTACTCAACGCCGCCCAGATCGACGGCGCAGGTCCGTGGAAGCGGTTGACCAAAGTGATTCTGCCGCTGATCAAACCGGCGATCCTGGTCGCGCTGCTGTTCCGCACCCTCGACGCGTTCCGCATCTTCGACAACATCTACGTGCTCACCGGCGGCGCCAACGACACGGGCTCGGTGTCAATCCTGGGCTATGACAACCTCTTCAAGGCTTTCAACCTTGGGCTGGGGTCGGCCATCAGCGTGCTGATCTTCCTATCGGTAGCGATCATCGCGCTCATCTACGTCAAGGTCTTCGGCGCCGCGGCGCCGGGTTCTGACGCCGAGGAGAGGCGCTGA
- a CDS encoding general stress protein, with amino-acid sequence MTSPFQPGQQSGATPGTPTRRGPVNLPTPPKGWPIGSYPTYAEAQRAVDYLSDQQFPVQQVTIVGVDLMQVERVTGRLTWPKVLGGGVLTGAWLGLFIGLILGFFSPNPWGALITGLVAGVFFGLITSAIPYAMARGTRDFSSTMQLVAGRYDVLCDPQNAERGRDLLARLTI; translated from the coding sequence ATGACCAGCCCGTTTCAGCCCGGCCAGCAGTCAGGCGCAACACCCGGCACCCCAACGCGACGCGGTCCGGTGAACCTGCCGACTCCTCCCAAAGGCTGGCCGATCGGTTCCTACCCCACCTATGCCGAAGCTCAGCGTGCGGTGGACTACCTGTCAGATCAGCAGTTCCCGGTCCAGCAGGTGACCATCGTCGGTGTCGACCTGATGCAGGTGGAACGCGTAACCGGCAGGCTGACGTGGCCCAAGGTGCTCGGTGGCGGTGTGCTCACCGGCGCATGGTTGGGCCTGTTCATCGGCCTGATCCTCGGTTTCTTCAGCCCGAACCCGTGGGGCGCACTAATCACCGGCCTGGTTGCCGGTGTCTTCTTCGGCCTCATCACGTCGGCGATCCCGTACGCGATGGCACGCGGCACAAGAGATTTCAGCTCGACGATGCAACTCGTCGCCGGGCGTTACGACGTCCTGTGCGACCCGCAGAACGCCGAACGCGGGCGGGACCTGCTGGCGCGCTTGACGATCTAG
- a CDS encoding Mrp/NBP35 family ATP-binding protein, with amino-acid sequence MSSTSPDLESAVRAGLTKVIDPELRRPITELGMVKNVTVEPDGGVHVEVYLTTAACPKKTEISELVRQAVADVPGTGAVKVTLDVMNDEQRTELRKQLRGDSREPVIPFAQPGSLTRVYAVASGKGGVGKSSVTVNLAAAMAARGLSVGVLDADIYGHSVPRMMGTTDRPTQVESMIVPPVAHDVRLISISMFTQGNTPVVWRGPMLHRALQQFLADVYWGDLDVLLLDLPPGTGDIAISVAQLIPGAEILVVTTPQLAAAEVAERAGAIALQTRQRIAGVVENMSGLLLPDGTTMQIFGEGGGKQVAENLSRSVGADVPLLGQVPLDPALVAAGDAGVPLVLSAPDSVAGKELRKIADALSSRKRGLAGMSLGLDPAGR; translated from the coding sequence ATGTCCTCAACTTCTCCTGACCTGGAATCCGCAGTCCGCGCTGGGTTGACGAAGGTGATCGACCCCGAGCTGCGGCGGCCGATCACCGAGCTCGGCATGGTCAAGAACGTGACCGTCGAGCCCGACGGCGGGGTGCACGTCGAGGTGTATCTGACCACTGCGGCATGCCCGAAGAAGACCGAGATCTCCGAACTCGTCCGCCAGGCGGTCGCCGATGTCCCGGGGACCGGCGCCGTCAAGGTGACCCTCGACGTGATGAACGACGAGCAACGCACCGAACTGCGCAAGCAGCTGCGCGGCGATTCCCGTGAGCCCGTCATCCCCTTCGCCCAGCCCGGATCCCTGACGCGGGTGTACGCCGTCGCCTCCGGGAAGGGCGGTGTGGGAAAGTCCAGCGTCACCGTCAACCTCGCCGCGGCGATGGCCGCCCGCGGACTGTCCGTCGGTGTGCTCGACGCCGACATCTACGGGCACTCGGTCCCCCGGATGATGGGCACCACCGACCGGCCTACCCAGGTCGAGTCGATGATCGTGCCGCCCGTGGCCCACGACGTCCGGCTGATTTCGATCTCGATGTTCACCCAGGGCAACACCCCCGTGGTGTGGCGCGGGCCGATGCTGCACCGGGCGCTGCAGCAGTTCCTGGCCGACGTCTACTGGGGCGATCTGGACGTGCTGCTGCTCGACCTGCCGCCGGGCACCGGGGATATCGCCATCTCGGTGGCCCAGTTGATCCCCGGCGCGGAGATCCTGGTGGTGACGACGCCGCAGCTGGCCGCCGCCGAGGTGGCCGAGCGGGCAGGCGCGATCGCGCTGCAGACCCGTCAGCGTATCGCCGGTGTCGTCGAGAACATGTCCGGACTGCTGCTCCCCGACGGCACCACGATGCAAATCTTCGGCGAGGGCGGCGGCAAGCAGGTCGCCGAGAACCTGTCCCGTTCGGTGGGCGCCGACGTGCCACTGCTCGGCCAGGTGCCGCTGGATCCCGCACTGGTGGCGGCGGGCGACGCCGGGGTTCCGCTGGTGCTGTCAGCACCGGATTCGGTGGCGGGCAAGGAATTACGCAAGATCGCCGACGCACTGTCCAGCCGTAAGCGCGGACTGGCCGGCATGTCGCTGGGCCTGGATCCCGCGGGGCGCTGA